One genomic segment of Gossypium arboreum isolate Shixiya-1 chromosome 3, ASM2569848v2, whole genome shotgun sequence includes these proteins:
- the LOC108476329 gene encoding LOW QUALITY PROTEIN: pentatricopeptide repeat-containing protein At1g13040, mitochondrial-like (The sequence of the model RefSeq protein was modified relative to this genomic sequence to represent the inferred CDS: deleted 1 base in 1 codon), producing MYHALGTPRLLYRAQISRLVKAGLINQAIKLFDKMTQSDCRVFGVDYNRFIGVLLCSSRFDLAERYYFQMFPQGFFLTPFTYSRFISALCSVKNFNLIQLLLDDMDKLNYVPDIWAFNIHLNLLCRDKMIDLALEVFHSIVKKGRDPDVVTYAIMRKFNSAVGLWKEMVGKGLSPDNKACCALVVGLCEVGKVDLAYELVVEVIKGGNVEFSTLIYNALVSGFCRIGRIDKAQAIKLFMTENECEPDLVTYNVLLNYFCNELMLQEADKLFKKMERSGIRRDVYSYNQMIKGLCNTNKPDKAYLLMVNKMEADGSVDAVSYNTVIKAFCKDSHIGKAYNLFEDMDRKGIAPDVVTFTTLIKNFLNKGSSGIAKTLLDRMSGKGLLPDCIFYTTIIDHLCKRGKVETACSVFNDMIIQGVGPDVISYNALINGFCKSKRVTEAIHLYEEMQSKGFSPDETTFKLIIGGLICEKKLSEACQVWEQMMEKGFTLDRAVSETLINAIHSIDYA from the exons ATGTATCACGCTCTAGGCACGCCACGTCTACTATACCGTGCTCAAATCTCTAGACTTGTTAAAGCCGGCCTCATCAACCAAGCCATCAAACTGTTCGACAAAATGACGCAATCAGACTGCCGCGTTTTTGGCGTCGACTATAACCGCTTTATTGGCGTACTTCTTTGCAGTTCTCGTTTCGACTTAGCCGAACGCTACTACTTCCAGATGTTCCCTCAGGGTTTCTTTCTCACTCCCTTCACTTACTCTCGCTTTATCTCCGCTTTATGCTCTGTCAAAAACTTTAATCTTATCCAGCTTCTTTTAGACGACATGGATAAATTGAATTATGTTCCTGATATTTGGGCTTTTAACATTCATTTGAATCTTTTGTGTAGAGATAAAATGATAGATTTAGCTTTAGAGGTTTTCCATAGCATTGTTAAGAAAGGGAGAGACCCAGATGTCGTAACGTATGCTATAATGCGGAAG TTTAATAGTGCTGTTGGGCTTTGGAAGGAAATGGTAGGGAAAGGTTTAAGTCCCGATAATAAAGCGTGTTGTGCGCTTGTTGTTGGCTTGTGTGAGGTTGGGAAGGTTGATTTGGCGTATGAGCTTGTTGTTGAGGTCATTAAGGGTGGAAATGTTGAGTTTAGCACGTTGATCTATAATGCGTTGGTTAGTGGGTTTTGTAGAATTGGTAGAATTGATAAGGCACAGGCCATAAAGTTGTTTATGACGGAAAATGAGTGTGAGCCAGATTTGGTTACATATAATGTGTTGTTGAATTATTTTTGTAATGAGCTTATGTTGCAGGAGGCTGACAAGTTGTTTAAAAAGATGGAGAGGAGTGGGATCAGACGTGATGTCTATAGTTATAACCAGATGATTAAGGGGCTTTGTAATACTAATAAGCCAGATAAAGCATATTTGTTGATGGTGAACAAGATGGAGGCGGATGGGTCGGTTGATGCTGTTTCTTATAATACCGTCATCAAAGCATTTTGCAAGGATAGTCATATTGGAAAGGCTTACAATCTGTTTGAGGATATGGATAGGAAGGGGATTGCACCAGATGTGGTGACATTCACAACTCTTAtaaaaaattttcttaacaaagGTAGTTCTGGTATAGCAAAAACACTTCTTGATCGGATGTCAGGGAAGGGTCTGTTGCCGGATTGTATTTTCTATACTACAATTATTGACCACCTATGCAAAAGAGGGAAAGTTGAAACGGCTTGTAGTGTttttaatgatatgataatacAGGGAGTTGGCCCTGATGTGATTTCATACAATGCCCTCATAAACGGATTTTGCAAGTCCAAGAGAGTAACTGAAGCCATACATCTATATGAAGAAATGCAGAGTAAAGGATTCTCTCCAGATGAGACGACTTTCAAATTGATAATTGGCGGGCTCATATGTGAAAAGAAGCTCTCTGAGGCTTGCCAAGTATGGGAGCAGATGATGGAG